CAGTTCATCAACTAATTCAAAGATCGGTTTACTCATGGTTCTTGCCTCAATTACTCCTGAATTTTGAAACCGTTTACTGATTAATTATTACTCGCAACACTTTCTACTTTTATCCGATACATTTTTATCCCCCTAAATCCTTCTTTTTAAGGTGGGTCTAGGGGGATCTTTTCCTACTCTACCTTATTACATTTCCAGTAGCTGATCTTATCTTTCTCCGCTACCCGACTCCTTAAACCGTTCCCCAACCTGGAGGAGGTAGCGCTACTTGATCGTCAATCTTAGAATGGGAAACAGCAGACATGGAAGCAGATAGCCACAGAAACATTTCTACAAAATTGAGGCCTTTTAATTTTACGGGAGTCCGCACCACAATCTCGCTTAACTGAGCTAAATCAGCATTTTCCACCCCTACGGCAAAAAAGGCTACTTGTTTATTATTTTCTGCTTGTTGGATGCGTTGAGCGGCTTTTTGCACCACTTCTTCTGGTTCCCCTTGGGGTGCGCCATCAGTAATTAAAAATACCCAAGGACGATAATAGGCAATGCCATTCGCGCGATATTCAGCTTTTCGCGCTTCAATTAAATCCAAGCCTGTATTAATTGCACCTCCCATATAAGTCATTCCTTGGGATTTGAGTTTGGGGGTTTCAAATTGATCGGCGGTTACAAAGTCCA
The window above is part of the Roseofilum reptotaenium CS-1145 genome. Proteins encoded here:
- a CDS encoding vWA domain-containing protein translates to MPESLRLDEAVEFAENPEPRCPCVLLLDTSGSMQGESLDALHEGLETFRTDLNKDTLAARRVEVAIVSFNNEIKVELDFVTADQFETPKLKSQGMTYMGGAINTGLDLIEARKAEYRANGIAYYRPWVFLITDGAPQGEPEEVVQKAAQRIQQAENNKQVAFFAVGVENADLAQLSEIVVRTPVKLKGLNFVEMFLWLSASMSAVSHSKIDDQVALPPPGWGTV